In a genomic window of Rubripirellula tenax:
- a CDS encoding BatA domain-containing protein: protein MTLLNGLLALGALAFTIPLAIHLLFRSRFRTVDWGAMHLLGNVVRVNRRRMELMNLLLLLLRCAIPILLAFCLARPVLTGFQSLPGDAPRSVVIAIDDSRSMSARMPDGRRRITHVSEQLESIFETLSRRDEVMLLRSSTVDAVVGSMGASDAMSACRNLSAVGGPIDLGRLIRRAVEVAGEANHIERQIIVVSDFQSHMIDDTAIESLKRLARSLDEAEYRPTICFMNVGADSSELSNVVVESIESESPAIIAGRSAKFVARIRNGSDTPINDLRFAWTVAGNALPSHTTSIAARSSASVRLTHKFDEVGVQAIAVSVEHSDALPEDNQRLIGVDVIRQVDVILVDGQPSKKPLGGEADFLAVALSPFAFGGQDQPDAVRTIVTSENKMVQELDRQSPAIVVLANVGRLNDASRGRLARFVNEGGALVVFDGDQVDPEIYNQTWSDADHSISMPARMGEVIGQPYRDDAEAVRFPIGQLNTQYAAWSLIGPSTGDDPASSAVCDVDVTSHRVLTIDDVAPDADTSPTVTLLAFESGKPLVVRRAEGRGQIMQFAIGCDADWSNLPMRLVFLPMMQQMVLDLAGTQKQTTVDVGSTIMVATDELESLFTTDIKRDSRKPPTYSVRQPIGEELTLEPSGQTPSVLSLANAASAGVYQFRETQWTADGKPFSTQTIRVAEVPSIESQLREADASRMSRAAELIEATIHVDARSIASDDQTRRFGREIWRWLLVGLLIALIGELFLQQRSRSSKKQPIAKATGVMGGAS from the coding sequence GTGACGCTGCTAAACGGGCTACTCGCACTGGGCGCTCTCGCGTTCACGATCCCGCTTGCGATTCACTTGCTGTTTCGCAGCCGGTTTCGTACGGTCGATTGGGGCGCGATGCACCTACTGGGAAATGTGGTGCGAGTGAATCGTCGGCGGATGGAGCTGATGAATCTGTTGCTGCTGTTGCTGCGCTGCGCGATCCCCATCTTGCTTGCGTTTTGTTTAGCGAGGCCCGTGCTTACCGGATTCCAGTCGCTTCCGGGTGACGCGCCCCGCAGCGTCGTGATTGCGATCGATGACAGTCGCAGCATGTCCGCGCGGATGCCCGACGGACGGCGACGGATCACTCACGTCAGCGAACAACTCGAATCCATTTTCGAAACGCTATCCCGACGCGACGAAGTGATGTTGCTTCGATCCAGTACCGTCGACGCCGTCGTTGGTTCAATGGGCGCGTCCGACGCGATGTCGGCCTGTCGAAACCTATCCGCCGTGGGCGGACCCATTGATTTGGGACGACTTATACGACGGGCCGTCGAAGTAGCCGGCGAAGCAAATCATATCGAGCGCCAAATCATTGTGGTTTCGGACTTCCAAAGCCATATGATCGACGATACCGCGATCGAATCACTGAAACGCCTCGCACGTTCGTTGGACGAAGCGGAATATCGACCGACGATTTGCTTCATGAACGTCGGCGCGGATTCCAGCGAGCTTTCCAACGTGGTTGTTGAATCCATTGAGTCCGAATCGCCGGCCATCATTGCGGGTCGCTCGGCGAAGTTTGTGGCAAGAATACGCAACGGCAGCGACACGCCCATCAATGATCTACGATTTGCGTGGACGGTAGCGGGCAACGCCTTGCCGTCGCATACGACCAGCATCGCCGCTCGCTCGTCGGCATCGGTCCGCTTGACTCACAAGTTCGACGAAGTGGGTGTTCAAGCCATTGCTGTTTCTGTTGAGCATTCCGACGCATTGCCGGAGGACAATCAACGCCTGATCGGCGTCGATGTGATTCGCCAAGTCGATGTGATTTTGGTGGACGGACAGCCCAGCAAAAAGCCGCTCGGCGGCGAAGCCGATTTCCTTGCTGTCGCGCTGAGTCCCTTCGCCTTCGGTGGACAGGACCAACCCGATGCCGTGCGAACAATCGTCACGAGCGAAAACAAAATGGTGCAAGAACTCGACCGTCAATCGCCCGCAATTGTCGTGCTTGCCAATGTGGGTCGCCTGAACGATGCCTCACGCGGGCGTCTGGCTCGGTTTGTCAACGAGGGTGGCGCGTTGGTCGTTTTTGACGGTGATCAAGTCGATCCAGAAATCTACAATCAGACGTGGTCCGATGCTGATCACTCGATCTCGATGCCGGCACGCATGGGCGAGGTTATTGGCCAACCCTATCGTGATGATGCCGAGGCAGTGAGATTTCCGATTGGACAATTGAACACCCAATACGCCGCATGGTCGTTGATTGGTCCCAGTACAGGTGACGATCCGGCGTCCAGTGCGGTATGCGACGTGGATGTTACGTCGCATCGTGTGTTGACCATCGACGATGTGGCCCCGGATGCGGATACGTCGCCAACCGTGACGCTGTTGGCGTTCGAGTCAGGTAAGCCATTGGTGGTCCGACGCGCGGAAGGCAGAGGCCAAATCATGCAGTTCGCCATTGGTTGCGACGCCGATTGGTCGAACTTACCGATGCGGTTGGTTTTCTTGCCGATGATGCAGCAGATGGTTCTTGATCTAGCGGGCACACAGAAACAAACCACCGTCGACGTCGGATCCACCATCATGGTCGCCACCGACGAACTGGAGTCGTTGTTCACCACCGACATCAAACGCGATTCTCGAAAGCCACCAACCTATTCAGTTCGGCAGCCGATCGGCGAAGAGTTGACATTGGAACCGTCGGGACAAACGCCATCGGTGTTGTCACTTGCCAACGCGGCTTCAGCCGGTGTTTATCAGTTTCGAGAAACCCAATGGACCGCGGATGGCAAACCCTTCTCGACACAAACGATCCGCGTTGCTGAAGTGCCCTCGATCGAGTCTCAATTGCGTGAAGCGGATGCGAGTCGAATGTCGCGGGCCGCGGAATTGATCGAAGCGACGATTCACGTCGACGCACGCTCGATCGCCTCCGACGACCAAACACGACGATTCGGTAGGGAGATTTGGCGTTGGCTGCTGGTCGGACTCCTGATTGCTTTGATCGGCGAATTGTTTCTGCAGCAGCGTTCTCGGTCGTCTAAGAAACAGCCCATCGCCAAGGCGACTGGCGTGATGGGTGGTGCCTCATGA
- a CDS encoding VWA domain-containing protein translates to MIWGSLRFAGDLSPWIVFTVAVAAAVLVALLYLRETRHIDSPLNFVLPALRAATVAMIILILAGPVWHRRITVGTLGRIVFAVDATQSMSVTDTQSDDAQTSRVARAMRMLAGDSENEGWIESLRATHDIDVVAFSAGEPVTVWTSGDAGDQETDRTDSLLIQPDGKRTELASAVTALAFQSEDDADATPVQSALVVISDGRDNVGGSAIDMAGTLRASGAMVHTIGMGSEDEPADVSIAEVSRPDSVAADAVLGGSIAINQFGFDGRDLNVRIESAETGKTVWQTSVAATGTFQSVPFELDVETVIDQTAATDPRGVRRSTIVMDLRAVVEPIDGESISTNNTMAFRVAASTRDRRLLIMDGSSRWETRYVRNLFERDPAWTVDTILFGPGTDTLRLERGDDDGEFPRSRESLAKYDVIILGEVPPDQFEITDANLIREFVTRGGGLVVVDGRYDRIKKIAQSSLRDLIPVEFGNDRLLAASSMIPTRLGMENPMLNLGGEKTDLQNFWSQLPAPQSFVRVDRQEGAEAWVDAVDADGERSPWLVTRLFGSGRVFYLSSDQTWRWRYKVADRFHARFWNQLLAASMQPPYSANDEYVAIGTDKIEYRDGEAAIIRVRLQDTGGKPVGDATVDALVVSENQIIASVPMSVDDPARGTYTGLSPKLNSGAYEVRVRASGFDSTALQASTPIWVGDRHSVEMNRVSLDRGAMEQLAAAGGGVYVHESSASKILDSLRPLSSGTIVESDVVVWQSFYWFWAVIILLAAEWVLRKRAGLV, encoded by the coding sequence ATGATTTGGGGAAGCCTTCGATTCGCCGGTGACTTATCCCCCTGGATCGTTTTCACGGTCGCGGTTGCCGCTGCCGTGCTGGTGGCGTTGTTGTACCTACGAGAGACGCGGCACATCGATTCGCCGCTGAACTTTGTCCTGCCCGCGCTTCGCGCGGCGACCGTGGCGATGATCATCTTGATATTGGCGGGCCCGGTTTGGCACCGCCGAATCACCGTCGGTACGCTCGGACGAATCGTATTCGCCGTCGATGCCACGCAAAGCATGTCGGTCACCGATACGCAATCCGACGATGCGCAAACCAGTCGCGTCGCTCGGGCGATGCGAATGTTGGCTGGCGACAGTGAGAACGAAGGATGGATCGAGTCGCTTCGTGCAACGCACGACATTGACGTTGTTGCTTTCAGTGCGGGCGAGCCCGTTACCGTATGGACAAGTGGTGATGCCGGCGATCAAGAAACGGATCGCACCGATTCACTTTTGATCCAACCGGATGGCAAGCGAACGGAACTCGCATCGGCCGTTACCGCACTCGCATTCCAAAGCGAAGATGACGCGGACGCGACGCCCGTCCAATCGGCACTGGTTGTCATATCGGATGGACGCGACAACGTCGGAGGCAGCGCGATCGATATGGCTGGCACCCTTCGTGCATCGGGTGCAATGGTTCATACGATCGGCATGGGGAGCGAAGACGAACCGGCCGACGTGTCCATTGCGGAAGTCAGTCGGCCCGACTCGGTTGCGGCCGACGCCGTGCTGGGTGGATCGATCGCGATCAATCAGTTCGGATTCGATGGCCGCGACCTAAACGTGCGAATCGAATCGGCCGAGACTGGCAAAACGGTGTGGCAAACGTCCGTTGCCGCGACCGGTACGTTCCAATCGGTCCCGTTCGAATTGGACGTCGAAACGGTGATCGACCAAACGGCTGCAACCGATCCTCGTGGCGTTCGCCGCAGCACGATCGTGATGGACCTTCGAGCGGTCGTCGAACCGATCGATGGAGAATCGATTTCAACCAACAACACGATGGCTTTTCGTGTCGCCGCTTCGACACGCGATCGACGTCTGTTGATCATGGACGGTTCGAGTCGGTGGGAGACGCGATACGTCCGCAATCTATTCGAGCGCGATCCCGCATGGACGGTCGATACGATTCTGTTTGGGCCTGGGACCGATACGTTGCGGCTAGAACGAGGGGATGATGACGGTGAATTCCCCCGGTCGCGTGAATCGCTTGCAAAGTATGACGTGATCATCCTCGGGGAAGTCCCGCCCGATCAGTTCGAAATCACCGACGCGAATTTGATTCGCGAATTTGTAACGCGCGGCGGCGGGCTGGTCGTGGTCGACGGTCGCTATGATCGGATTAAAAAGATCGCCCAAAGTTCGCTTAGAGACTTAATACCCGTCGAGTTTGGAAACGATCGGCTGTTGGCGGCCAGTTCGATGATTCCGACGCGATTGGGGATGGAGAACCCGATGCTGAATTTGGGTGGCGAAAAAACGGATCTCCAAAATTTCTGGTCGCAATTACCAGCACCTCAGTCTTTCGTTCGTGTCGACCGACAGGAGGGCGCCGAAGCCTGGGTGGACGCCGTCGACGCCGATGGCGAACGGTCGCCTTGGTTGGTCACCCGATTGTTTGGTTCGGGGCGTGTTTTCTATTTGTCGTCAGATCAAACTTGGCGTTGGCGATATAAAGTTGCTGACCGATTTCACGCTCGGTTTTGGAATCAATTGCTGGCAGCCTCGATGCAACCACCCTATTCGGCAAACGACGAATACGTCGCAATCGGTACCGACAAGATCGAATACCGCGACGGCGAAGCCGCCATCATTCGCGTTCGACTACAGGATACCGGTGGCAAGCCCGTTGGCGACGCAACGGTCGATGCCTTGGTGGTTTCGGAGAATCAGATCATTGCGTCGGTGCCGATGTCGGTCGATGACCCGGCAAGAGGAACATATACTGGGCTCTCGCCAAAATTGAATTCGGGAGCCTATGAAGTCCGAGTGCGGGCCAGTGGTTTCGATTCGACGGCGTTGCAAGCTTCGACGCCCATTTGGGTTGGTGATCGTCACTCCGTCGAAATGAACCGCGTCAGCCTCGATCGCGGGGCAATGGAGCAGTTGGCCGCGGCCGGTGGCGGCGTCTACGTTCATGAGTCCTCGGCCTCGAAGATCCTGGATTCGCTGCGTCCGCTTTCGTCGGGCACGATCGTCGAGTCGGACGTCGTTGTTTGGCAGTCGTTCTATTGGTTTTGGGCCGTGATCATTTTGTTGGCGGCCGAGTGGGTGTTGCGAAAACGAGCAGGATTGGTGTAG